The following proteins are encoded in a genomic region of Clostridium kluyveri:
- a CDS encoding sensor histidine kinase: MHNKDIAKIILAIILTAIFLIYLRLFNGISYEKDIKANLGYMDLSSADFDNDIIILQGKWEFYPYEFRTSNFEPINYIDVPNQWNNYTYNGGKMNTYGCGTYRLRLKVPEKGLYCLKINFISSAYKLIINNEKIIVNGAVNNSHINEIPSWKLRVVPFYTQSKDIEIIIQVSNYHHNKGGIINNIVFGRFNVVDNIASINMIKSALIIGVFAGLGFYLLLLYKLESRKYTYMYLALFCISSIILESILDVNIIYYVFKNISFNVISKLEYLSYMGINIALQLFIKSIYPNESNRSSFILINLINFIYLGLIILTPIKIFGYSDVIYMTILIINCLAAMITLVKSIFKKRKFAWLLLIGIAGMIFTTIIDILYTNNYVNIYFSSSNYILGLLFFLLCEIYVLSVDVIDAFKSSNKAKDMEIAFLQAQIAPHFFFNTLNNIYCLMDESVSKSKDLILNFCDFLRVKHKFDYRRNVFYSLREEIDLIKSYVKIENTRFNDSIHLAVDIKEEYMSTPIPQLLIQPIVENSIKHGLNSYGITINIKVSKKDNNLEIIVSDNGKGIGKEVISQLLHNRDSISGVGLKNVSFRLMKCYQSKLKIVSELSYGTSISFEIPENKYKIGGE, translated from the coding sequence ATGCATAATAAGGATATTGCTAAAATAATTTTAGCTATAATTTTGACTGCTATTTTCCTGATTTATTTGAGATTATTTAATGGTATAAGTTATGAAAAGGATATTAAGGCAAATCTGGGCTATATGGACTTATCTTCTGCTGATTTTGATAATGACATTATAATTTTACAAGGAAAGTGGGAATTTTATCCCTATGAATTTAGAACAAGTAATTTTGAACCAATAAACTACATAGATGTTCCAAATCAATGGAATAATTATACATATAATGGTGGGAAAATGAACACTTATGGTTGTGGAACTTACAGGCTTAGGTTAAAAGTGCCTGAAAAAGGCCTATATTGTCTTAAAATTAACTTTATTTCCAGTGCATATAAATTGATTATAAATAATGAAAAAATTATTGTGAATGGAGCTGTAAATAATTCCCATATAAATGAAATCCCCAGCTGGAAGCTTAGAGTTGTTCCCTTTTATACTCAGTCAAAAGATATTGAAATAATTATACAAGTTTCTAATTACCATCATAATAAAGGGGGAATTATAAACAATATTGTATTTGGCAGGTTTAATGTCGTAGATAATATAGCTTCAATAAATATGATTAAAAGTGCACTGATAATTGGTGTGTTTGCAGGGCTTGGATTTTATCTGCTGCTTTTATACAAATTAGAAAGTAGAAAATATACTTACATGTACTTAGCCCTATTTTGTATTTCTTCCATAATTCTTGAGTCAATTCTTGATGTTAATATTATATATTACGTGTTTAAAAATATATCCTTTAATGTCATATCTAAATTGGAATATTTATCTTATATGGGTATAAATATAGCCCTACAGCTGTTTATAAAATCAATTTACCCTAATGAATCAAATAGATCCAGTTTTATATTGATAAATTTAATAAATTTTATTTATTTAGGCTTGATAATTTTAACACCAATTAAAATCTTTGGTTATAGTGATGTGATTTATATGACCATACTAATAATTAATTGTTTGGCAGCAATGATAACATTAGTAAAATCAATTTTTAAAAAACGCAAATTTGCATGGCTTTTGTTAATAGGAATTGCTGGTATGATCTTTACTACAATTATTGATATTTTATATACTAATAATTATGTAAATATCTATTTTTCCTCAAGTAATTATATATTGGGACTTTTATTCTTTTTATTATGTGAAATATATGTATTGTCTGTGGATGTAATTGATGCCTTTAAAAGTTCAAATAAAGCAAAAGATATGGAAATTGCATTTTTGCAGGCACAAATAGCACCACATTTCTTTTTCAATACTTTAAATAACATATATTGTCTTATGGATGAATCCGTATCTAAATCAAAAGATTTAATTTTGAATTTTTGTGATTTTTTAAGGGTGAAACATAAATTTGATTATCGAAGGAATGTATTTTACTCCCTAAGAGAGGAAATTGATTTGATAAAATCCTATGTAAAAATTGAAAATACAAGATTTAATGATTCCATTCATCTGGCTGTAGATATAAAAGAAGAATATATGTCCACTCCAATTCCTCAGTTATTAATACAGCCTATTGTAGAAAATTCAATTAAGCATGGCTTAAACTCTTATGGAATAACAATAAATATTAAGGTTTCAAAAAAGGATAATAATTTGGAAATAATTGTTTCAGATAATGGAAAAGGTATAGGGAAAGAAGTGATTTCACAATTACTCCATAATAGAGATTCCATATCAGGAGTAGGACTTAAAAATGTAAGTTTTAGATTAATGAAGTGTTATCAGTCAAAATTAAAAATTGTAAGTGAATTATCATATGGGACAAGCATATCCTTTGAGATTCCTGAGAATAAATATAAGATCGGAGGAGAATAA
- a CDS encoding Hsp20/alpha crystallin family protein translates to MKRKECNGSNNIKSLIRNSDEFMNMILDMIENDNHKSHTSSLVNISENSKEIIDPITHIFDEGDKIIIVVELPGIEEENVNLEMDGNDLSITAEGSEKHYYKKITLRHIPALENISKNYHNSIYSIEIKK, encoded by the coding sequence ATGAAAAGGAAAGAATGTAATGGGTCAAATAATATTAAATCCTTAATTAGAAATAGTGATGAATTTATGAATATGATTTTGGATATGATTGAAAACGATAATCATAAATCACATACAAGCTCTTTGGTAAATATTTCTGAAAACAGTAAAGAGATAATTGATCCTATAACCCACATATTTGATGAAGGAGATAAAATCATAATTGTAGTGGAACTACCCGGAATAGAAGAAGAAAATGTAAATCTAGAAATGGATGGTAATGATTTGAGTATTACAGCAGAAGGGTCAGAAAAACATTATTATAAAAAAATAACTTTAAGACATATTCCTGCATTGGAAAATATATCTAAGAATTATCATAATTCTATATATAGTATTGAAATAAAGAAGTGA